A single region of the Kwoniella botswanensis chromosome 1, complete sequence genome encodes:
- a CDS encoding pre-mRNA-splicing factor CWC2, giving the protein MSTTATVAPKRKLRPARKQVAEGEVDKSEAIQPGKEYNIWYNKWAGGDKEDALANKTLSQTRCIIARDAGYTRADATGNKYCCLFFARGCCPYGHECNYLHRLPLPNHQLPDNSRDCFGREKHGDYRDDMGGVGSFNRVNRTLYVGKIHESPDKKQTEETLLRHFGEWGKILRWNILYNRGVAFVMYDSELNAQFAKEAMANQSMDGDEILNVRWATEDPNPGEKKAEARRIEDMGQKAIAGMLDEDLVEAAQTVRALEEGDEQDFYHIEQSKDNEEDEEEVPEQPNDEDEKEPGRPIKKVKNTNGGFFDADALDNLKFYAELAKKQALEDQERVKERKVPAKPAGMASLLGGYGSGDDSD; this is encoded by the exons ATGTCGACTACAGCTACAGTAGCAcccaagaggaagttgaggCCCGCTCGAAAGCAAGTCGCCGAGGGAGAAGTAGACAAGAGCGAGGCTATTCAACCGGGAAAAGAGTACA ATATATGGTATAATAAGTGGGCAGGAGGGGATAAGGAAGATGCTTTGGCGAA TAAAACGTTATCTCAGACACGATGTATAATAGCTAGAGACGCTGGATATACTAGAGCGGATGCTACGGGCAACAAGTATTGTTGTTTGTTCTTCGCCAGAGGATGCTGTCCATATGG ACACGAGTGTAATTACCTTCATAGattacctttacccaatC ATCAACTGCCAGACAACTCTCGAGACTGttttggaagagagaaacaTGGTGATTACAGGGATGATATGGGTGGTGTGGGATCTTTCAATCGAGTGAATAGGACATTATATGTAGGGAAAATACACGAAAGTCCAGATAAGAAGCAAACTGAGGAGACGCTCTTGAGGCATTTCGGAGAATGGGGGAAGATATTAAGAT GGAATATACTATATAATCGAGGTGTGGCGTTCGTGATGTACGATTCAGAGCTGAACGCTCAATTCGCAAAAGAGGCCATGGCAAATCAGagtatggatggtgatgagataTTGAACGTTAG ATGGGCAACTGAGGATCCTAATccaggagagaagaaggccGAAGCCAGACGTATTGAAGATATGGGACAGAAAGCCATTGCAGGAatgttggatgaagatttggTGGAAGCTGCACAAACAGTCagagcattggaagaaggggaCGAACAGGACTTTTATCATATCGAACAATCGAAggataacgaagaagatgaagaagaagtaccTGAACAGCCTaacgacgaagatgagaaagagcCAGGAAGACCAATAAAGAAAGTTAAAAATACCAATGGAGGATTCTTCGATGCGGACGCATTGGATAATCTAAAGTTCTATGCTGAATTAGCTAAGAAGCAGGCGCTGGAGGACCaagaaagagtgaaagagaggaaagtgCCAGCGAAACCCGCCGGGATGGCTTCGCTTTtaggtggatatggaagtGGAGACGACAGTGATTAG